The Brachypodium distachyon strain Bd21 chromosome 4, Brachypodium_distachyon_v3.0, whole genome shotgun sequence nucleotide sequence CGAAGCATGATATGCTCAACGGAACTAATTACCTGCTTGTTCATTTGATGCAACTGGACAATATCTGATCAGGTGGTTTGGAGACCCACACCGGTAACAAGTTCGTCCGCCCTGTTTAtcccaaaaaaaaggaactttATGGCAATATTGTTAAgcgaattagaaaaaaaaacggcaTCAAACTCGTATCAAATCATTGAAGCTTGAaagcaagaagaaaatatattgCACCTTTCTGTCCCTTGTCACTGGCGCTGCAAACCGATTTCCATCTGcgtctgaagaaaacaaattggaCGTTGACTGCGGTGAACTCTGATAAGCAAATGACAAATACTGACCTAAAGGAAATCGTGAATACCCCAAGAATTCATCCTGAATGATTTGGCTTCAACAGTATGCAAAACTTCTGAGAAatgtaaaataataaaaacaaAACCCCAGGTACTAAAAAGATAAGTAATAGCAATTGGCAAGAACATACCGCTCTCTTGTGCAATATTCTGGTACATCTTTGAGGAGCTTGCACTTTGAAAATCAACATTTCTAGGTGCTTCTTGGGGGAGTGCTGAAACTGCTTCAGTTGGTTTATTTCCATCCAGACGGATCTTGATACTGGAGCTTTTTTTAACCTGCTTCACGGGTGACATGGTCTGATTGAAATCTTTTCCAGTGACCGATGGAGAACATGGCAACTTTTGTTCTTGTTGGTGAATTGACAGGGCACATGATGACTCATTTGCTTCTATACATGATTCTACATCTGAGCTTACAGACAAGAAATGTGTATTCAACAGTGGTTAGGAAGGTAAGAAAATCTTCTGAAGAAGGTAGTGAGAGTTCCACTTACCAGGTGCATACATACGTCCTGGGTCATCAAGAAAATGTTCAATGGCTTTACGTAGTGACAAATTCGGTAACAGATCATTAGTGGTGCACCTTGTGGATGAACACTTTGGACATTTTTTAATCTCCGCCAAAGCAGAAATTATGCCTGCAGcaccaaaaaaataatttaaataTTTCAATACAACAGGGTAAAATAGAAATTTATAATGTGCTATTCTCTGTTATCAGCAAATATGATATGTATATCCTGTAGGCGCTAGGGACGGACCTCTATAATCAGGGTCTGAGAAAATTATAAAACTCTGGGTCAGCAATATTTACCTAACAGTTCAAACAAAATTCACTATGATAATGCTACAGGGAGCCAGCATGTACTGGGAGTGGCAAATACATGCAGCATGCTACTAAGAGATCACCGCACTCTGCCGAGACCATATGAAGAAGCTCAGACATCTACATGTAATTGGAATCAGTATTCAGATGCACTGCACTGGATCATACATTTTTTTGATATTTTAATCAGTGTGAAACACCATGTCTGCAAATACATACAAAAGTATTAACAGGACAAATCAAGTTAAAATCAATGTCAAGATTAGGAGCATGGTAATGGAGGGGTTCTGTGTCAGAGCAAGGCTCGCTGCAGGATAATAACATAAAAGGAACTTTGGAAGGTTCCTTTTATGACCATGATGAATATGGTGCTCAAATACAGTTCATAGTTTTGTTCAAGAGGATGGTCTCTTAAACAACAGCGAGAGATAGTATAGTTCCTCAAATGCCTTACATCTGTTGCAAAAATTATGCCGGCAACATGTCATCATCACAGCATCTTCAAATATGGTTTCACAAAGGAAGCATCTCAATTCTGCTGGTGAATCCATGTTGGTTCTCCTAAGATAAGCAAGAAAGATCATATAATGTTAAATTCATAAATACATAACTTCCAAATTTTGTGCAAGAACTTAGTAAAAGATATGGAACATTTTATGTGGAGAAAGGAATATATTACTGTTCCATCTTTTCAAGTTCCCTAGCCTTGGAACTTGTTTCAATTTccctttttccttcttccaaACCAAGTACTTCAGTAGAGTTATCCACAACAATTTCTGCCATCCagtaacaaaaagaaatgttTTCAGTAATGGTTTAGGAAGTTCTAACAAAATGAAACTGCTTATTCACCTTTGGGCATGGCCTCACTAAGGCCACTTCCTTCAATGTTCAGATATCTTGGACAAGACATATCAGAGCATATCAGTAAATAATTAAACATAGTAAAATCTTGTACGAACGGATGCATCATGGACATAAAATAATCTGTTGAAGGACATGTGGTTACTTTAAATCCTTTTCATGTGAATTCTAGAATCTAGCGACCCCTGGTGGCATATAGTAGCACTAGAGAAGATAGAATGGTATGTAATTTTTCCTATAGTGGCACCTCTTAATGTGTACAGGGGACAGCTACTCATAAAATATGGTCCCTATTCAGAACATGCAGGATTTGTTCAACGATGCttgaacaacaacaagcaaTCACAAATCTGAAGCATACAGCTAATAACTACAAGTCAAACAAGAAGTATGAGCAATATACTAGAAACTACATAGCAGTATAGTAAAACACTATCTAAGAGTTTGGCACGACAACCATCTATACCTAGATAGGTGGCAGGTCATAAACGACTGAAACCATTCCTAGAAGGTGTTCATTATGggtaaaaaaataatcagaACAAGACAAATCTCCTCCAGAGAAGCAGTATCAGCTGTGTAACTCGATCCCAATATTTGCCTCTACAAGCAACTGACCATGTGAACACAAGTGACAAGTCCCCTGTCCACCTACTGCAGTTTGTTACATTCATAGAATTGCTCGAGCCAATCTGTTACATATTCAGAAGCAAGGACAAGCATCGCCATGTTTGTGCACCGGGGCCTCTCAAGTAAAACTAAACATATACAGAATGATGATAACAGTTTACCAGACTAACACAGATAAAACAGGTCTGAATTTTACCTTTTCTCAGAACTTCGTGCTAGTTTGTCACCATCATCAGCATATGGATATGATTCTGATAAGTCTACCTCTACACCAGGGCAAAGCGCTTTGCTGGTATCATCAAATTTGTGCGAAGCAGGTGGCAACAGCGCAATGCCGTCGCCTCGATTACCGTGGCCACAGCCAGGCTGCTCCTCagccctgctcacaaccaaacACAGCATTAAAACGTCGAACCCACACCAGGTTCCAGCATAAATAGCAGCTCTTCCTAGCTACCCACGTCTTCTCAGGAGGAGCCGGCCACGAGTACCCTCCGCCATCGACGGATTCGATGGGCACGCGCTTGACGACGAGGTCGGAGCCGGCGGGGATGAGCAGCGCGTCGTCGTCCAGAGCTGCGGGGAAGAAAAACCCCCAAAAAATGAGCCAAATCGAAGGAGTTGGGCGAGCTGCAGGCGCGCAGTGAGGGATAGAGAGTGCAGGGGAGCATGGCGTACTGCGGTTGGTGGCGGCGTCGGAGATGAGGAGGCCGGagtggcggcggagcgcgggGCCGAGGATGCGGGCGCGGAGGTCGCGGACGGAGACGGAGACAGCGCCGCCGAGATCGAGGGTCTCGAAGCGAGGGGAGCTCCGGTAGCGGAAGCGCACGGACATGGCTCCGCCGTCGCGCTCGACGCCGTCGAGGTGGGATagagagagaaggaagggatcggaggaagaagaagaaaaaattaaaatggaaTTAAAATCGCGGTTCTCAACTGCTGCTAAGAACCACGTGGGCACTTCTTAACCGTCAGATCGAACATAGGCGGCCCGGATTGAATGGAGGGAGTTCTAGATCTTTGCAACTAGACTTCAAAACCATTGAAGTTCTTTTTGGAAAGTTCAGTGAAACAGCAGATAAATGCTTGTAGATCATGCCCAATTTGGCAATTTGGTTGTGATTTCCCCACGCATCTGTGCTAATATCAATCCGTTGTTAATACAGCTTCAATCATCCGAAGTAAACCTATAAAGCCTTTTTTGGAAGATGCGTAAATTTTATGGACTGGATTTATTTAGTTCAAGCACGAAGAACTAAATACCGATCCATCCACAAAATTTACATATATGTCGTTCATCCTGTTAACTGTTAGGCACTTCGTACTCTTGTATCTGGTTTTTGTCCGGTTTTCTCTATTTCTTTTATAATGAAATGCCGGAACCCTGCCCCTCTTGAGGtgccctcaaaaaaaaatacatacagATATTCCAGACAGGATCTAAAATGTCGGATATGATTTCGCTGCAAGTATGAGATCACCTTGAACAGTTGACAGTTTGACAGAGGCTATTTGGACTAGCATCAAGGTTTAGTGGCTGCAGATGTAACCTCCAAATATAGAGTCTAGACGTATATTCCTCTCCTGTTTTCCTGTCTAATTCCATCGGTAGATCCCCGTGGCTGCATAAGCTCCATAAGTTCCGAATGATGGCGCCATTATTCAGTCGTCGAATCGGATGGAATAGCTTGCTTGTCATGGGTGATTGGTCATGAACTGTAACCATATATATTTGTCCATACCTGCTTCTTACCTTCAATCAGGGACCCTTTATACTGAATTTACCAACACAATTTACTGCAACAGTTTTGACCCTGAAGCAAAACCTATTTGTTTCTAGTTGCTGCAGTTTGAACATTTCAGCAAATCAATATTCAGAGACACTGTACAATAACTGTGCTGTCTTCCCTCCCATGAAATCTCTATCATGAAGATCTAGCAATAAATAAATGGCCATATGTCACACTggatcatatatatatttgcagTGCCTAGGTACTATCCGCTATCATGTCCTGGTGGTCCTTGTCCTTGTGCCGGGGCTGAAACAGTTCAAATCTCCCTGGTACTGCATTCATTCAGCACTGGTAACAGAACCTGCCAGTACAGCCACTGGATCTGATGCCAAGTATTTACTCCTGGAGATCTTGATTCTGAATGTACTCGAGTTCTTAATTACCTGTACCATGCACCACCAAATTCACTCCTAGTACTTCTACTAGTAATTCACTCTGGCTTTGCAGTTTGAGACAAAGCATTTATCTGCAGTAACTCATAGAACTACTGCTAGCTGAAGTCGCTCGCTTTGGCGAACTGGCGAGGTCAAGAATGAGATAGATCACTGCAGAGGAGCACCCAGATGAGCAGGGAGAGGCATCTCTGGCTTTCATCTGCAGCTGGGGCCTTCTGTATAGTGTATTTCACTGTGCTGTAAACTGTTGTTGTGTGCCTTGTGAGGCATCTGAAGAAGTGACGAGAAGAGCCAGGAATCCGACCAGCAAATTCTGTCAGAGCTGGGTACAGGCAGGCAGGCACTGGAGAATCAAGGGACGACAGCTGTTATTTCAAGCAGAGACTGCCAAAAGGTCATTATAATCCAAACATCATGGTTTTCATATTGCCACTCATTTCCTTCAATCCGAGTTTGAAGCTTTACAAGTTATCACAGTGCAGAAGGAGCGAGTGGTTTAGCAGAAAAAGAGTCAAGTTTTTATCACAGCACCACGTGTTTGTTCTGCATTATTATTTAACATCGTGCAATCGTGCAATGGAAAGATGTTCTTGTTGCCAATGTTTTAGCAACGGTCCCTCTGAACGTCGAGTTCAGACGACTTCTTGCTGGCAATAAGTGGACATCTTGGTTGCACTTAGTCCAGCGATTAATGATGGTTAATCTATCCACCACACATGAAAGATTTTGGTGGAAGCTAACCCTCTCTGAGGGTTTTCGGTTAAATCCATGTATAGAGTTATGATGAATAGCTATAGGTTTCTCGCATAATTATCTTTGGAAATTAAAAATCCCTCTCAAAGTTAGGATTTTTATGTAGTTTCTTGACCAAAAAGTGTTGCTTACGAAAGATAATCTGGCTAAAAGGAACTGGACGGGATATATGAAATGTTGTTTTCGCGACGTTGAGGAGTCCATTCATCATTTATTTATCTCTTGTCCATATGCCCAACTTGTGTGgcgaattattatttttgctttTAATTTGCCGCCCCCTACCAATATTTCTAATATGTTTGGAAATTGGTT carries:
- the LOC100839326 gene encoding E3 ubiquitin-protein ligase RBBP6 isoform X2, which translates into the protein MSVRFRYRSSPRFETLDLGGAVSVSVRDLRARILGPALRRHSGLLISDAATNRTLDDDALLIPAGSDLVVKRVPIESVDGGGYSWPAPPEKTAEEQPGCGHGNRGDGIALLPPASHKFDDTSKALCPGVEVDLSESYPYADDGDKLARSSEKRYLNIEGSGLSEAMPKEIVVDNSTEVLGLEEGKREIETSSKARELEKMEQRTNMDSPAELRCFLCETIFEDAVMMTCCRHNFCNRCIISALAEIKKCPKCSSTRCTTNDLLPNLSLRKAIEHFLDDPGRMYAPDVESCIEANESSCALSIHQQEQKLPCSPSVTGKDFNQTMSPVKQVKKSSSIKIRLDGNKPTEAVSALPQEAPRNVDFQSASSSKMYQNIAQESEVLHTVEAKSFRMNSWDADGNRFAAPVTRDRKGGRTCYRCGSPNHLIRYCPVASNEQADSTFHGDAYGPPNWQGSMFHPLQPYANSYGTPGVIPFDPGVVPASPFGVPSYMPPFYGRMQNPYAFMGMRGMPSPVLPVLQQSHTGLGIHDNVKSQETPSERGGREYDCDTISEDYPDDDGRRSHKLYPTEKNSDRYYDVGSTNVKKRHRKDKYCSPTREKRTYSSEQELVDQKHSVEFGSCGRERTNHYCKQSASEWHGIPDNSIQDSKQRSKQHDRSASGRRDESGRKFRSDYSDYSRHQSCKEKIHADKADDGHKSSKNTYGHKHRVQETDYKRDSKVTITSQSSRHGTTKVGSSNGHLGRDRVMGDGRHGDDESDHYRHKRKGRH
- the LOC100839326 gene encoding E3 ubiquitin-protein ligase RBBP6 isoform X5; its protein translation is MSVRFRYRSSPRFETLDLGGAVSVSVRDLRARILGPALRRHSGLLISDAATNRTLDDDALLIPAGSDLVVKRVPIESVDGGGYSWPAPPEKTAEEQPGCGHGNRGDGIALLPPASHKFDDTSKALCPGVEVDLSESYPYADDGDKLARSSEKRYLNIEGSGLSEAMPKEIVVDNSTEVLGLEEGKREIETSSKARELEKMEQRTNMDSPAELRCFLCETIFEDAVMMTCCRHNFCNRCIISALAEIKKCPKCSSTRCTTNDLLPNLSLRKAIEHFLDDPGRMYAPDVESCIEANESSCALSIHQQEQKLPCSPSVTGKDFNQTMSPVKQVKKSSSIKIRLDGNKPTEAVSALPQEAPRNVDFQSASSSKMYQNIAQESEVLHTVEAKSFRMNSWDADGNRFAAPVTRDRKGGRTCYRCGSPNHLIRYCPVASNEQAEDSTFHGDAYGPPNWQGSMFHPLQPYANSYGTPGVIPFDPGVVPASPFGVPSYMPPFYGRMQNPYAFMGMRGMPSPVLPVLQQSHTGLGIHDNVKSQETPSERGGR
- the LOC100839326 gene encoding E3 ubiquitin ligase PQT3-like isoform X3, with protein sequence MSVRFRYRSSPRFETLDLGGAVSVSVRDLRARILGPALRRHSGLLISDAATNRTLDDDALLIPAGSDLVVKRVPIESVDGGGYSWPAPPEKTAEEQPGCGHGNRGDGIALLPPASHKFDDTSKALCPGVEVDLSESYPYADDGDKLARSSEKRYLNIEGSGLSEAMPKEIVVDNSTEVLGLEEGKREIETSSKARELEKMEQRTNMDSPAELRCFLCETIFEDAVMMTCCRHNFCNRCIISALAEIKKCPKCSSTRCTTNDLLPNLSLRKAIEHFLDDPGRMYAPDVESCIEANESSCALSIHQQEQKLPCSPSVTGKDFNQTMSPVKQVKKSSSIKIRLDGNKPTEAVSALPQEAPRNVDFQSASSSKMYQNIAQESDADGNRFAAPVTRDRKGGRTCYRCGSPNHLIRYCPVASNEQAEDSTFHGDAYGPPNWQGSMFHPLQPYANSYGTPGVIPFDPGVVPASPFGVPSYMPPFYGRMQNPYAFMGMRGMPSPVLPVLQQSHTGLGIHDNVKSQETPSERGGREYDCDTISEDYPDDDGRRSHKLYPTEKNSDRYYDVGSTNVKKRHRKDKYCSPTREKRTYSSEQELVDQKHSVEFGSCGRERTNHYCKQSASEWHGIPDNSIQDSKQRSKQHDRSASGRRDESGRKFRSDYSDYSRHQSCKEKIHADKADDGHKSSKNTYGHKHRVQETDYKRDSKVTITSQSSRHGTTKVGSSNGHLGRDRVMGDGRHGDDESDHYRHKRKGRH
- the LOC100839326 gene encoding E3 ubiquitin-protein ligase RBBP6 isoform X1 codes for the protein MSVRFRYRSSPRFETLDLGGAVSVSVRDLRARILGPALRRHSGLLISDAATNRTLDDDALLIPAGSDLVVKRVPIESVDGGGYSWPAPPEKTAEEQPGCGHGNRGDGIALLPPASHKFDDTSKALCPGVEVDLSESYPYADDGDKLARSSEKRYLNIEGSGLSEAMPKEIVVDNSTEVLGLEEGKREIETSSKARELEKMEQRTNMDSPAELRCFLCETIFEDAVMMTCCRHNFCNRCIISALAEIKKCPKCSSTRCTTNDLLPNLSLRKAIEHFLDDPGRMYAPDVESCIEANESSCALSIHQQEQKLPCSPSVTGKDFNQTMSPVKQVKKSSSIKIRLDGNKPTEAVSALPQEAPRNVDFQSASSSKMYQNIAQESEVLHTVEAKSFRMNSWDADGNRFAAPVTRDRKGGRTCYRCGSPNHLIRYCPVASNEQAEDSTFHGDAYGPPNWQGSMFHPLQPYANSYGTPGVIPFDPGVVPASPFGVPSYMPPFYGRMQNPYAFMGMRGMPSPVLPVLQQSHTGLGIHDNVKSQETPSERGGREYDCDTISEDYPDDDGRRSHKLYPTEKNSDRYYDVGSTNVKKRHRKDKYCSPTREKRTYSSEQELVDQKHSVEFGSCGRERTNHYCKQSASEWHGIPDNSIQDSKQRSKQHDRSASGRRDESGRKFRSDYSDYSRHQSCKEKIHADKADDGHKSSKNTYGHKHRVQETDYKRDSKVTITSQSSRHGTTKVGSSNGHLGRDRVMGDGRHGDDESDHYRHKRKGRH
- the LOC100839326 gene encoding E3 ubiquitin ligase PQT3-like isoform X4; its protein translation is MSVRFRYRSSPRFETLDLGGAVSVSVRDLRARILGPALRRHSGLLISDAATNRTLDDDALLIPAGSDLVVKRVPIESVDGGGYSWPAPPEKTAEEQPGCGHGNRGDGIALLPPASHKFDDTSKALCPGVEVDLSESYPYADDGDKLARSSEKRYLNIEGSGLSEAMPKEIVVDNSTEVLGLEEGKREIETSSKARELEKMEQRTNMDSPAELRCFLCETIFEDAVMMTCCRHNFCNRCIISALAEIKKCPKCSSTRCTTNDLLPNLSLRKAIEHFLDDPGRMYAPDVESCIEANESSCALSIHQQEQKLPCSPSVTGKDFNQTMSPVKQVKKSSSIKIRLDGNKPTEAVSALPQEAPRNVDFQSASSSKMYQNIAQESDADGNRFAAPVTRDRKGGRTCYRCGSPNHLIRYCPVASNEQADSTFHGDAYGPPNWQGSMFHPLQPYANSYGTPGVIPFDPGVVPASPFGVPSYMPPFYGRMQNPYAFMGMRGMPSPVLPVLQQSHTGLGIHDNVKSQETPSERGGREYDCDTISEDYPDDDGRRSHKLYPTEKNSDRYYDVGSTNVKKRHRKDKYCSPTREKRTYSSEQELVDQKHSVEFGSCGRERTNHYCKQSASEWHGIPDNSIQDSKQRSKQHDRSASGRRDESGRKFRSDYSDYSRHQSCKEKIHADKADDGHKSSKNTYGHKHRVQETDYKRDSKVTITSQSSRHGTTKVGSSNGHLGRDRVMGDGRHGDDESDHYRHKRKGRH